In Phaeobacter piscinae, one genomic interval encodes:
- a CDS encoding nitrile hydratase accessory protein, whose protein sequence is MSGFENLPQAQPDPVFGQPWHAQVFALTVHLNERGAFSWGDWVARFSATLRRHGLAKDLNGGEDYFAAWLETLEQYLAEAGTVAVEDAADMRLKWEAAYLATPHGQPVRLAEPALCTSGGSAAAGS, encoded by the coding sequence ATGAGCGGATTTGAGAATTTGCCACAGGCGCAACCGGACCCGGTCTTCGGGCAACCCTGGCACGCGCAGGTCTTTGCGCTGACGGTGCATCTGAATGAACGCGGGGCGTTTTCCTGGGGCGACTGGGTGGCGCGGTTTTCTGCGACGCTGCGCCGTCACGGGTTGGCGAAGGATCTGAATGGTGGCGAGGATTATTTTGCCGCCTGGCTGGAAACGCTGGAACAGTATCTGGCCGAGGCCGGAACAGTGGCGGTCGAGGACGCCGCGGATATGCGCCTGAAATGGGAGGCGGCCTATCTCGCCACGCCTCATGGCCAACCGGTGCGGCTGGCAGAGCCCGCGTTATGCACATCGGGCGGCTCCGCTGCGGCGGGTTCATAA
- the nthB gene encoding nitrile hydratase subunit beta: MSRVHDMGGRFGDGPVTPEPQGAPVFAEDWHARALAITLACGALGQWNIDTSRHARERLAPLDYTRFSYYEKWLAGLATLLVEKQVLSAKDLASATDGSDGTGADRAAPHPLAARALKAADVAAALAKGGPADRPSDVAVAFAPGDPVRCRRPGGNRLVAGGHTRLPTYAVGARGWIVRVHGTHVLPDSAAHGLGEAPEPLYAVAFAASDLWSAPEHPGDEVVLDLWQSYLEAV, encoded by the coding sequence ATGAGCCGGGTCCATGACATGGGGGGACGATTCGGCGATGGGCCGGTGACGCCCGAACCGCAGGGCGCCCCGGTTTTTGCCGAAGACTGGCACGCCCGTGCGCTGGCGATAACGCTGGCCTGCGGCGCGTTGGGGCAGTGGAATATCGACACGTCGCGCCATGCGCGCGAACGGCTGGCGCCGCTGGATTACACGCGGTTTTCCTACTACGAGAAATGGCTGGCGGGTTTGGCAACGCTGCTGGTGGAAAAACAGGTGCTGAGCGCCAAAGATCTGGCCTCAGCCACTGACGGCAGTGATGGCACGGGCGCTGATCGCGCGGCCCCGCATCCGCTGGCTGCCCGTGCTCTGAAGGCGGCGGATGTGGCCGCAGCACTGGCCAAGGGTGGTCCGGCGGATCGCCCCAGTGATGTGGCCGTTGCCTTTGCCCCCGGTGACCCTGTGCGCTGTCGCCGCCCCGGTGGCAATCGGTTGGTGGCGGGCGGCCACACGCGGCTGCCGACCTATGCGGTTGGGGCGCGGGGGTGGATTGTGCGGGTGCATGGGACGCATGTTCTGCCTGACAGTGCCGCCCATGGTCTGGGCGAGGCACCGGAGCCGCTCTATGCGGTGGCCTTTGCGGCATCGGACCTGTGGAGCGCGCCGGAGCATCCGGGAGACGAGGTGGTGCTGGATCTGTGGCAGAGCTATCTGGAGGCGGTATGA
- the nthA gene encoding nitrile hydratase subunit alpha, translating to MPHDHADAPHSLLPPDPALRVNALETLLTQKGLIDPAALDEIIDTYQNRIGPANGARVVARAWHDPDFKAALLADADPVLADLGYYGRQGEHMVVVENTPAQHNMVVCTLCSCYPWPLLGIPPGWYKSDAYRARAVREPRRVLAEFGVTLPADTSVRVWDSTAEVRYLVLPMRPEGSEGMSEEQLAALVSRDSMIGTGLAIAPEVAAS from the coding sequence ATGCCTCATGATCACGCTGACGCCCCGCATAGCCTCTTGCCCCCGGATCCTGCCCTGCGCGTCAATGCGCTGGAAACCCTGCTGACCCAGAAGGGGCTGATTGATCCGGCCGCTCTGGATGAGATTATCGACACCTATCAGAACCGCATCGGTCCTGCGAATGGCGCGCGGGTGGTGGCCCGCGCCTGGCACGATCCGGACTTCAAGGCCGCGTTGCTGGCTGACGCCGATCCGGTGCTGGCGGATCTGGGCTATTATGGCCGTCAGGGCGAGCATATGGTGGTGGTGGAGAACACCCCCGCGCAGCACAATATGGTCGTCTGTACCCTGTGCAGCTGTTACCCGTGGCCGCTCCTGGGCATTCCGCCGGGGTGGTACAAATCGGATGCCTACCGCGCCCGCGCTGTGCGTGAGCCGCGCCGGGTGCTGGCGGAGTTTGGCGTGACCTTGCCTGCGGACACATCGGTGCGGGTCTGGGACTCCACGGCCGAGGTGCGCTATCTGGTGCTGCCGATGCGACCCGAGGGCAGCGAAGGGATGAGCGAAGAACAACTGGCCGCATTGGTGAGCCGTGACAGTATGATCGGCACAGGATTGGCGATCGCGCCCGAGGTGGCGGCGTCATGA
- the secG gene encoding preprotein translocase subunit SecG, whose product MENVVLIIHLLLALGLIAVVLLQRSEGGGLGMGGGGGGAMSGRAAATAMSKLTWILAVAFIGTSITLTILAAQKSAGSSVADRLGAPAAEGAADAPEAPLGSDLLPPVQGDNAPLVPSAD is encoded by the coding sequence ATGGAAAACGTCGTACTCATCATCCATCTTCTTCTGGCCTTGGGGCTGATTGCCGTTGTCCTCTTGCAGCGTTCCGAAGGCGGCGGCCTTGGCATGGGCGGCGGCGGTGGCGGGGCCATGTCTGGCCGGGCCGCAGCCACCGCGATGAGCAAGCTGACCTGGATCCTGGCCGTGGCCTTTATCGGCACCTCGATCACGCTGACCATTCTGGCGGCACAGAAATCCGCAGGCTCTTCGGTCGCCGACCGCCTGGGCGCCCCTGCCGCAGAGGGTGCCGCTGATGCCCCCGAAGCGCCGCTCGGCAGCGATCTGCTGCCGCCGGTTCAGGGCGACAACGCACCGCTGGTTCCCAGCGCAGACTAA
- a CDS encoding CTP synthase produces MARFIFITGGVVSSLGKGLASAALGALLQARGYSVRLRKLDPYLNVDPGTMSPFEHGEVFVTDDGAETDLDLGHYERFTGVAARKTDSVSSGRIYSNVLEKERRGDYLGKTIQVIPHVTNEIKDFISIGEDEVDFMLCEIGGTVGDIEGLPFFEAIRQFANDKARGQCIFMHLTLLPYIKASGELKTKPTQHSVKELRSIGLAPDILVCRSEGPIPHKEREKLALFCNVRADSVIAAQDLKSIYEAPLAYHREGLDQAVLDAFGIAPAPKPKLARWEDVADRIYNPEGEVKIAIVGKYTQLEDAYKSIAEALTHGGMSNRVKVKIEWVDAELFDKEDAAPYLQGYNAILVPGGFGERGTEGKIKAAQYAREHKLPYLGICLGMQMAVIEAARNVAGISEAGSEEFDHEAGKKRFEPVVYHLKEWVQGNHTVARKVDDDKGGTMRLGSYNATLAEGSKVAEVYGTTKIEERHRHRYEVDTKYREQLEACGLKFSGMSPDGRLPEIVEWSDHPWFIGVQFHPELKSKPFDPHPLFDDFVRAAKEASRLV; encoded by the coding sequence ATGGCGCGTTTCATTTTCATTACTGGCGGTGTTGTATCATCTCTGGGCAAAGGGCTGGCATCCGCCGCTCTTGGGGCACTTCTTCAGGCGCGCGGCTATTCCGTCCGCCTGCGCAAACTGGACCCCTATCTGAACGTCGATCCGGGCACGATGAGCCCGTTCGAACATGGCGAAGTCTTCGTAACTGACGACGGCGCCGAAACCGATCTCGACCTGGGCCACTACGAACGGTTCACCGGTGTGGCCGCCCGCAAGACCGACTCGGTCTCCTCGGGCCGGATCTATTCCAACGTGCTGGAAAAGGAACGCCGTGGAGATTACCTCGGCAAGACCATTCAGGTCATTCCGCATGTGACCAATGAAATCAAAGACTTCATCTCCATCGGCGAAGATGAGGTTGATTTCATGCTCTGCGAAATCGGCGGCACCGTCGGCGACATCGAAGGTCTGCCCTTCTTTGAAGCGATCCGTCAGTTCGCCAATGACAAGGCGCGCGGCCAGTGTATTTTCATGCACCTCACCCTCCTGCCCTATATCAAGGCCTCCGGTGAGCTGAAGACCAAGCCGACCCAGCACTCCGTGAAGGAGCTGCGCTCCATCGGTCTGGCCCCCGATATTCTGGTCTGCCGCTCCGAGGGTCCGATCCCGCATAAGGAACGCGAAAAACTGGCGCTGTTCTGCAACGTGCGCGCCGACTCGGTGATTGCCGCGCAGGATCTGAAATCCATCTATGAGGCGCCGCTGGCCTATCACCGCGAGGGTCTCGATCAGGCGGTTCTGGATGCCTTTGGCATTGCCCCTGCCCCGAAACCCAAACTGGCCCGCTGGGAAGATGTGGCTGACCGCATCTACAACCCCGAAGGCGAAGTCAAAATTGCCATCGTGGGCAAATACACCCAGCTGGAAGACGCCTATAAATCCATCGCCGAGGCACTGACCCATGGCGGCATGTCGAACCGCGTGAAGGTGAAGATCGAATGGGTCGACGCCGAGCTGTTCGACAAGGAAGACGCCGCGCCTTACTTGCAGGGCTATAACGCCATTCTGGTTCCCGGCGGCTTTGGCGAGCGCGGCACCGAGGGCAAGATCAAGGCGGCGCAATATGCCCGCGAGCACAAGCTGCCCTATCTGGGCATCTGCCTTGGCATGCAGATGGCGGTGATCGAAGCCGCGCGCAACGTTGCAGGTATCTCCGAGGCGGGTTCGGAAGAATTCGACCACGAGGCGGGCAAGAAACGCTTTGAGCCGGTGGTCTATCACCTGAAAGAATGGGTGCAGGGCAACCACACTGTCGCGCGCAAGGTCGATGACGACAAGGGCGGCACCATGCGTCTGGGCTCCTACAACGCCACGTTGGCCGAAGGCTCCAAAGTGGCCGAGGTCTATGGCACCACCAAGATCGAGGAACGCCACCGTCACCGCTATGAGGTGGACACCAAATACCGCGAACAGCTGGAGGCCTGTGGCCTCAAATTCTCCGGCATGTCCCCCGATGGTCGCCTGCCGGAAATCGTCGAATGGTCGGATCACCCCTGGTTCATCGGCGTGCAGTTCCATCCAGAACTGAAATCGAAACCATTTGATCCGCACCCGCTGTTCGACGATTTCGTTCGCGCCGCCAAGGAAGCCTCGCGTCTGGTGTGA
- a CDS encoding fructose bisphosphate aldolase has protein sequence MAQETSTQTAQLDRIANGKGFIAALDQSGGSTPKALALYGVTEGAYANDDEMFGEIQKMRARIITAPDFNSDKILGAILFEKTMDAAIDGTPVPAYLWNTCGVVPFLKVDKGLADEADDAQTMKPMPDLDALLSRAVKAGIFGTKMRSVIKGANATGIKNVVGQQFIIGRQIAAAGLLPIIEPEVDIHSATKAEAEALLKDAILAELNALPAETKVALKLTIPTEAGLYDDLAAHANVVRVVALSGGYTTDDACEKLSQNKTMIASFSRALTEGLNVAMSDEDYNAALGSNIDKIYRASI, from the coding sequence ATGGCGCAAGAAACTTCGACCCAGACCGCACAGCTTGATCGTATCGCAAACGGCAAGGGCTTCATTGCGGCGCTCGATCAGTCCGGCGGCTCCACCCCGAAGGCTCTGGCGCTCTATGGTGTGACCGAAGGCGCCTATGCCAATGACGACGAGATGTTCGGCGAGATCCAGAAGATGCGCGCCCGCATCATCACCGCGCCCGATTTCAACAGCGACAAGATCCTCGGCGCGATCCTGTTTGAAAAGACCATGGATGCGGCCATCGACGGCACTCCGGTGCCTGCCTACCTCTGGAACACTTGCGGTGTTGTGCCCTTCCTCAAAGTGGACAAAGGTCTCGCGGATGAGGCGGACGACGCCCAGACCATGAAACCGATGCCTGATCTTGATGCGCTGCTGTCGCGCGCGGTGAAGGCCGGGATTTTCGGCACCAAGATGCGCTCCGTCATCAAGGGCGCCAATGCCACCGGCATCAAGAATGTCGTGGGTCAGCAGTTCATCATCGGCCGCCAGATTGCCGCTGCCGGCCTGCTGCCGATCATCGAACCGGAGGTGGATATCCACTCCGCCACCAAAGCCGAAGCTGAAGCGCTGCTGAAAGACGCGATTCTGGCCGAGTTGAACGCCCTGCCCGCCGAGACCAAAGTGGCGCTGAAGCTGACCATCCCGACCGAGGCCGGTCTTTATGACGATCTGGCAGCCCACGCCAATGTGGTGCGCGTCGTGGCCCTGTCCGGCGGTTACACCACCGATGACGCCTGCGAGAAGCTGTCCCAGAACAAGACCATGATCGCCTCCTTCAGCCGCGCCCTGACCGAAGGTCTGAACGTGGCCATGAGCGATGAGGACTATAACGCGGCGCTTGGCTCCAACATCGACAAGATCTACCGCGCCTCGATCTGA
- a CDS encoding crotonase/enoyl-CoA hydratase family protein: MARVSVEIEDHIARVTLTRGDKMNALDSQMIEEIIAAGESLMDSKARVVVLSGEGKAFCAGLDLMSFAQMGLKNPEEWLMSRSHGDANQVQQVAMVWRRLPMPVIAAINGVAFGGGLQLALGADIRIAAPDARFSVMEMKWGIVPDMGGMVLLPQLLRSDVMRRLTYTAEKVSAPQALDWGLVTELAEDPVARAHELATVIAGQSPAAIRAAKALIETAETSTDSAEVLLEESRVQVGLIGKPEQMEVVAAQMQKRAPKFD; encoded by the coding sequence ATGGCACGGGTATCGGTAGAGATCGAAGACCACATCGCACGGGTGACGCTGACCCGCGGCGACAAGATGAACGCGCTGGACAGTCAGATGATCGAAGAGATCATTGCCGCAGGCGAAAGCCTGATGGACAGCAAGGCGCGGGTGGTTGTGCTCTCGGGCGAGGGCAAGGCGTTTTGCGCCGGGCTGGATCTGATGAGCTTTGCCCAGATGGGGCTGAAAAACCCTGAAGAGTGGCTGATGAGCCGCTCTCACGGTGATGCCAATCAGGTACAACAGGTGGCGATGGTCTGGCGGCGGCTGCCAATGCCGGTGATTGCGGCGATCAATGGCGTTGCCTTTGGCGGCGGGCTGCAACTGGCGCTGGGGGCCGATATCCGCATTGCCGCGCCGGATGCGCGGTTTTCGGTCATGGAGATGAAATGGGGTATTGTTCCCGACATGGGGGGCATGGTGCTCTTGCCGCAGCTGTTGCGGTCCGATGTGATGCGCAGGCTGACCTATACGGCGGAGAAGGTCTCGGCGCCGCAGGCGCTGGACTGGGGGCTGGTTACGGAACTGGCCGAAGATCCCGTCGCCCGCGCCCATGAGCTGGCGACCGTGATTGCAGGCCAAAGCCCGGCCGCCATCCGCGCGGCGAAAGCGCTGATCGAGACGGCCGAGACCAGCACCGACAGCGCCGAGGTGCTGCTGGAGGAATCCCGCGTTCAGGTCGGTCTGATCGGCAAGCCCGAGCAGATGGAGGTGGTCGCCGCCCAGATGCAGAAACGCGCGCCAAAATTCGACTGA
- a CDS encoding pyridoxal phosphate-dependent aminotransferase, translating into MTQPRYTPLAQSLPASVPFVGPETQERQRGAVFKARLGANENIFGPSPKAIAAMQASLTEIWKYGDAESHDLRAALAAHHSVAPENIMIGEGIDGLLGYLVRLLIGEGDAVVTSLGAYPTFNYHVAGFGGVLHTVPYKVDHEDPAALFARAADVGAKLVYLANPDNPMGSWHSGADLLAAMATLPKGCLLLLDEAYIDCAPEGTALPIDINDPRVIRTRTFSKAYGMAGARVGYVLAEAELIAAFNKVRNHFGMNRTAQIGALAALQDQHWLAEVLDRISTARDRIGEIARANGLTPLPSATNFVAIDCGRDGAFAKSVLDGLVDQGVFVRMPFAAPQNRCIRVSCGPEDQLDAFARALPIALARARNG; encoded by the coding sequence ATGACACAGCCACGCTACACCCCGCTCGCCCAATCCCTCCCCGCTTCGGTTCCCTTTGTCGGGCCGGAAACCCAGGAACGCCAGCGCGGCGCGGTGTTCAAGGCGCGGCTGGGCGCAAATGAGAATATCTTTGGCCCCTCGCCGAAGGCGATTGCGGCGATGCAGGCTTCGCTCACGGAGATCTGGAAATACGGCGACGCCGAAAGCCACGACCTGCGCGCGGCATTGGCCGCCCACCACAGTGTTGCGCCTGAGAATATCATGATTGGCGAGGGCATTGACGGGTTGCTCGGCTATCTGGTGCGGCTGCTGATTGGCGAGGGCGATGCGGTGGTCACCTCGCTTGGAGCCTATCCGACGTTCAACTACCATGTCGCAGGCTTTGGCGGCGTATTGCATACCGTCCCCTACAAGGTCGACCACGAAGACCCCGCCGCGCTCTTTGCCAGGGCGGCAGATGTGGGTGCGAAGCTGGTCTATCTGGCCAATCCCGACAACCCGATGGGCAGCTGGCACAGCGGCGCCGATCTGCTGGCGGCGATGGCTACCCTGCCAAAGGGCTGCCTGCTGCTCTTGGACGAGGCCTATATCGACTGCGCGCCGGAGGGCACTGCCCTGCCCATCGACATCAATGATCCGCGCGTGATCCGAACCCGAACGTTTTCCAAGGCCTATGGCATGGCCGGTGCGCGGGTGGGCTATGTGCTGGCAGAGGCGGAACTGATCGCCGCCTTCAACAAAGTGCGCAACCATTTCGGCATGAACCGTACCGCCCAGATTGGCGCGCTGGCGGCCCTGCAGGATCAGCACTGGCTGGCAGAGGTTCTGGACCGCATCAGCACCGCCCGCGACCGGATTGGCGAAATTGCCCGCGCCAATGGGCTGACGCCGCTGCCCTCAGCCACCAATTTTGTGGCCATCGACTGCGGCAGAGATGGCGCGTTTGCCAAATCGGTGCTGGACGGTCTGGTGGATCAGGGCGTGTTTGTGCGGATGCCCTTTGCCGCGCCGCAAAACCGCTGCATCCGCGTGAGCTGCGGGCCGGAGGATCAGCTCGACGCCTTCGCCCGCGCACTGCCTATCGCGCTGGCGCGGGCGCGCAACGGCTGA
- a CDS encoding pyridoxal-phosphate-dependent aminotransferase family protein: MTAGVSLAAGRGYLAIPGPSVIPDAVLQAMHRPSPNIYAGELVEMTATLIPDLRRVARTDHHVAIYISNGHGAWEAALQNTLKPGDTVLVASSGRFAIGWSEMAEALGIEVELLDFGTGAPWDMDRIASHLAADTAHRIKAVLAVHVDTSSSIRNDVAALRAALEACDHPALLMADCIASLGCDRFEMDAWGVDVMVSACQKGLMVPAGMGFVFFSPKAAEARARLPRVSRYWDWEPRANPEEFYQYFGGTAPTHHLYGLRAALDLIHGEGMEAVWARHHHLARAIWAACGAWGADGPLRMNVQDVALRSNAVTSLHLGGDHATRLRAWVEQTLGLTLGIGLGMAAPNSPEWHGFLRLGHMGHVNGQMIMGLLGGVDAGLKALEIPHGSGALEAAASVIAGAGSTETSAPSDLSCCG; this comes from the coding sequence ATGACAGCGGGTGTTTCCCTTGCCGCGGGGCGCGGATATCTGGCGATCCCCGGACCGTCGGTCATTCCGGATGCGGTGTTGCAGGCGATGCACCGTCCGTCGCCGAATATCTATGCCGGAGAACTGGTGGAGATGACCGCGACGCTGATCCCCGATCTGCGCCGGGTTGCGCGCACGGATCATCATGTGGCGATCTATATTTCCAATGGTCACGGTGCCTGGGAGGCGGCGTTGCAGAACACGCTGAAACCCGGCGACACGGTGCTGGTGGCCTCCTCCGGGCGCTTTGCCATCGGCTGGTCCGAAATGGCAGAGGCGCTGGGGATTGAGGTTGAGCTGCTGGATTTCGGCACCGGCGCGCCCTGGGATATGGATCGGATCGCCAGCCATCTGGCCGCAGATACCGCGCATCGGATCAAGGCGGTTCTGGCAGTGCATGTCGATACCTCCAGCTCCATCCGCAATGATGTGGCGGCGCTGCGCGCGGCCCTGGAGGCCTGCGATCACCCCGCGCTGTTGATGGCAGATTGCATTGCCTCGCTCGGCTGTGACCGGTTTGAGATGGACGCCTGGGGCGTCGATGTGATGGTTTCCGCCTGCCAGAAGGGGCTGATGGTGCCTGCGGGCATGGGGTTTGTGTTCTTCAGCCCCAAGGCCGCCGAGGCCCGCGCCCGCCTGCCGCGGGTCAGCCGCTATTGGGATTGGGAGCCACGCGCCAATCCGGAAGAATTCTACCAGTACTTTGGCGGCACCGCGCCGACGCATCATCTCTATGGTCTGCGGGCCGCGCTGGATCTGATCCACGGCGAGGGGATGGAGGCCGTCTGGGCGCGGCATCATCATCTGGCGCGCGCGATCTGGGCGGCCTGTGGCGCTTGGGGCGCGGATGGTCCGCTGCGGATGAATGTGCAGGACGTTGCCTTGCGCTCCAATGCGGTGACCTCCCTGCATCTGGGCGGCGATCACGCCACCCGCCTGCGCGCGTGGGTCGAGCAGACCCTGGGGCTGACGCTGGGCATCGGCCTTGGCATGGCGGCGCCGAACAGCCCGGAGTGGCACGGCTTCCTGCGCCTGGGTCATATGGGCCATGTGAACGGTCAGATGATCATGGGGCTACTGGGCGGTGTTGATGCCGGGCTGAAGGCGCTGGAGATCCCGCATGGATCCGGCGCGCTGGAGGCCGCGGCATCGGTGATCGCCGGGGCTGGCAGCACAGAAACCAGCGCGCCCTCAGATCTGAGCTGCTGCGGGTGA